The genomic interval aagaaaagtGCTTTTCTCCAAGATGTTTTAGAATCCATTTCAACTAATGAGtctaccattttcttttcttgcttttttttcttttttgcacgggcaggcaccgggaagggaacccgggtttccagcatggcaggcaagaactctgcctgctgagccaccgtggcccgccctctacattttattttgatatcACATTATGGCTTTGAAAAACAGGCTTTCATTCTGCACATGGGAAATACAAAACTAAGACTTACTCAATGCACAAATCAGAAAAATCTTCAGTTTCAAAATTATGCAACCAATTTATAATCAACACAATATCATTTAAAGAGAATTTATGCTAGTTTTCTGAGAGTAGGGAACTAAATTACATTACGTCTCCCATAAGCTAAGGAGGAATAAATGTTCTGTTTCAATGCATATCTATAAACACCAAACTAAGAATGTTGATGAGAATGACTAGTAGTTAGTATGATTTAATTTAAGGAAATACCATACTGTAAATTATAGAAAACGAATTTCCCAGATTTGATTAAAAAActtacaaacaaaaaactgaaataatGGACAACCTCATTAGGTTAGCAATCACTGTAGTTTTCCATTCTCCCTAACAGAGGGGTCATTGTTAGAACCAAAACATCTCGAAAATGACTCAGATCAAGAAGATCTTCAAGTCTTCCCCAATTTTCTCTCTTAAACATACCTGATAGTTTCTTCCTGTGTAGCCCCTATGAACTGTGAACACACTTCTAAAACAGTCCTTTAACTCTTAACCACATTTGTGTTCTGTTCCTCTTAGGCAGGAGCTGCCTTGGGGACTGGCAGTTTCACGTGGCCTTCCTACCTGGCATCCAGCCTCTGTCTGACACAGGTCAGGTGTCCAAGAAAAGCCTGCATTGGTCTGAAAACACATGCAAGTCCCCACTGCCAAAAATAGGGCTGAGGGCAAGTACACAAAGCCTAAGGGTGGCCCAtgaaatgtaaaaactcagaacacTAGTTTCTCCATGCTATTGTTAAAACAATATGcacatttagagaaaaataaactgcACTCAAACTGTCTGTACTCTTTAAATGGATCTATCTGGTCCCCCAAAATATGATAGGTGCTTTAGAAAGCATACTGCTTTTTCACTAGACATGCATAAAATGGATTTTGTTTATCTTACATCCAGGGCTGCAAGACACCTTGGACAACTACTAGTCTCATTCTTTGAGTCTTGATAAATTGCTTGCACAATGTCATATTCTTTGGTCAGGGGCAGAATGAAAACCAGCCCTACCCACAGGAGAGGGCTCCATTTTCGAGCTGCCTCCTAAATAACAAGAGAGCAGCAGTTATTTTTATGCTGATACTGTTTACCAGCACTCCTTAGCCATTTCTCATGTGTGGtctaatatactttaaagtatGTAAATAAACCTTTTTTGTTCCTCCAGAAATACAAATATGATCAGATTATACTCTAATGTCTAACTTCAAGTAACTAATTTCACtcataaattaaaataacttCTTCTTTTAGCATACTATGAAAAGACATTGATACTTGATATAATACACTGCACTCAGGAATTCTTTTCAATATGCAGATTCCCTATATTATGACCTATTGACACTCTACTATGTACTAACTGACAAGACAAATAATTACTGAATAACACCTGAAAGCTAATTTGCACACCTAGTTCTGAAATATTATTGACCATCAGTGGGTAACTATTCCAAACATCTCTCAGTTTCCTCCACCATTCCCTGAATCAGGCAAAATTTCACTTACCAAAAACAAAGCACCATATTCAAAGGTGCTgttcataatttcctttttaagttcttgtttttCCATAGGCGTCCCATTTCCTTTTTCACCCTTCTTTTCAGGGCTAATCCTACCGCCGTTGGAAATGAATGTCATTTCCAAGCATTCTGTGCTTTCCGTTTTAACAGGGATTATGTCTTTGATCTTTGGGAAAACTGCAGCTGCGGACCCAGTCTCACATGCCGAATGAGAACTTGCTTTGTCAGCATCTTCCTGATTCGATTTCATGGCAGATGTTGTTCTTGGAACCTTGTGTGAAGCATTTTTAGAATGAGTTGTAACATGCACAGCCTGGCCAGTAATGAGTTTATTAAATTGCTGCTTGTGCATCTTGTTAATTagaatttctgtttttgtgtCTGCATTCAAGTCAGATCTTGGTGGTTTGTTCAAAACTGTCAACTGTCTTGAGGAAGACACTGGTGAGGGGGATGAAGCAGTGGTCAATGGAGatctgggtgtgacctttgataaAGTAAGGTCTTTGGGCTGCAGCACTGACCTGGAAATAACTTTTGCTTTGACATTCTTGAAGTTTGGTCTTGGGTAGcttataatttcagtttttctaacTTTGTTGCCTATAGGGGTATTAGCTTTGGTTGCTGATTTTCCTAGACTAGGTTTAGGCATTTTCATAGGTGCTCCCTTCAGGTCTGGGAAATTTCTAAGCTCTCGATTATTCTTTACCACTTTACTACACTTTCCTGTTGCTTCAATAGGTGAAACAGAAAAGGCTGCATTCGTGGGATCTAGGATAGGTGTTGACATGCAGACCGTGTTAGTTGTGTTAATGATCACATCATTGGCATCCCAAGGTAGTTCAAACGGTGAAGCCATCTTTTGTCTAGGAGGGCTACTTAGTATTATCTCTAACGTACAATTTTGGGTTTCCAAATCCTTTTCATTGGGAGCAATTTGTATGTCTTCAGTCACATTGACTTTATGTCCTGGGTTCAGcacttgggttttatttttatcaaaagcTGGCACCAATATAGGGCATTCATCATCTATAAGACAATTGGACACTGTTTCTCTTAGATTTTGGCCCATTTCCTTTTGCCCATATGAGCTCTGTGAATGCATCTCACTATTTGGTTCATCTTTAGATAAACAAAAGAACTCTTGTACTACAGACCCATTGGGAACATCCATGCCACCAGAAACTGGTGTTAGAGCTTGTATCTCTTTTTCTCCAACTGATCTTTGCTGCGACCCATCTGTGTATTCACTGGCGGCCTTTCGTGCAGAATACTGACACTGATTTCCAATATCTGGAACATCATCAGTTTGCATTTCCACATCAGAAAATGCTGTGTATGTTGTGTCTTGAGCCCCTGATGGTGTTACCGGAAGGTTTTCAAAGCTCTCTCTATCCAAACTCTTTTCTCTCATATGTATCTTATTAGAGTAGGGAGACATCTGAGTGGGACAGGATAAAGAAGATGCATTTTCACTTCTCATGCTGGTTGGTTGCAGAGTTCCAGCGGTAAGCAAAGACTGGCTTTCCTCAATGATGTGAGGTGTTCCTAAGGTGCACCTAACCTGATCCATTTTCATGTCAAATGTTTGGTTTAGCTCTAAGGCAGTCGGGTAGCCTGGATAGTTCGAGTCATCATTTGGCTTCCACACAAAAGGCGGCGATGGCTCAGCCCTCTGATCTTGAACTTCTCCTAGGGAATGGTAATTGTTATACAGGTACTCACAGCCCTCTGTATTTAAAACATGTGCTGAAGACTGATATGCAGGATCTTTATGCATATCCAACATCCTCTTACTAACTAAATCACTTGAAGAGTTTTGGTGATCAAGTCCTCTATCATACTGATGGGTTACAGAAATATTTTCACCTCCACCCACAGCAGGGCTGGCTTCATCATCAACCACTGCATCCTCTGGGTTGGCAGAATTCCAATTCACATTACTGGTTAAATAGGAGTTTTGTGGACTTGGTGATTTTTGGTTGCATGCAtgcatatttccatttttatcccTGATAAATAAGGACTGCAATCCATCTTCTGTCTTGTCATCTGAATTATCATCATTCATCCTGAATATTAGCTTTAAATGGctgccattttatttcttcaagttctctcaaaaaagaaaggaagggaaaaactgTCCGCCTCCTAAGCTTTTCGGCACGGTTGAAAGTATTTTTTAGTTTTAGGTGAGCTGAAGTGGAAATGATTTATTTGTTGTTccctggaagaaataaaaatgtttaacttatgtaaatattagaaaattaaaaggtCGCCCCTTGGTGAATTTCAATCactttattttcacatttagaaCCTAAACTAATTGATGTGGGTAATTAAGATATCATTAGCTCAGCTAGTTCATAACCATCCCCTACAAAAGATACGTTTTGAGGGGATGAGAATGGAAGACAGAGACAATGCCaaaactgccccaggaatagtgTCACAACTAGGAcaactcctccccacccccagggacTCTTAGCCTTCAtgagatgagaaagaagaaagtgcaaTCTGACCCGAGTTTTTTCCTCTTCTGGGTTAACGTAGTGGCCATTAGCCCATGACAGTCCCAACTGATGTCTGTATTCCCACAGACAGATTAACAtgctcccttcccctctctgaagGGTTCCCTACTGCTTCTGTGGAGAGTGACCACCACACAGACCAGGAAGGCACAGCAAATAACCTAGAGCTGAGACAACAGAGACTTAAGGCATTAAAACTTCTCCTTTCTCCGTTTTCATCCCTATCTTAAGcatatgctatttaaaaatagatggggaaaaaaaaaagttttgacaCTTAAACGTTAAAATGATACTctgttggcagttcctcaaaatgttaaacagaaggtgggccacagtggctcagtggttctcgcctgccatgccggagacccgggttcgagtcccagtacctgcccatgttaaaaaaaaaaaaaaaatttaaacagaattACCATCACTCCTAAGTATCcacacaagagaaatgaaaacaaatgtccacacaaaaacatgtacacaaatgaacactattcataatagcccaaaagtgTAAACAACCCAAAGGTTCTTCAactcatgaatggataaacaaaacgtgggaTGTCCAAAAAATATCTTTCAGCAATCCCAAGGAATGGGGAATAGATATATATACAACactgatgaaccttgaaaacatactaAGTTgttaaaaaccaaataaacaaacataaaaacctTATGAAAGCTTTCAAATCCAAGGGCTTTTGAAAGCAACTTAGATCTTGTTTTGGGTCAAACTGAAGTGTTTAAGAAAGGTCCAAATGTTCAAACCAGAGCTGCAAATAAGTCAGTCATACAGATTTATATTCAGTTGAACTGATCTTAGTTTTTAATGTCAATCACAAATCATGGTTCTgttgtgaagaaataaaatatccatgagggaaaaaaaatggtacTCTATGACCTATACATTTCTCAATTAAGAGCAGCTCTCATTTTGCTAGTTCATgatcttttttcttcatattcaaaTTTCAGTAACTGAAACACAAGCAAGAGAACAGGAATTATAGAAGAAGTGAACGAATCAGTATCTTCACTGACATGCTCTTTGTGTCTCTGGCTGTGCTCCTGAAGCCCAGCTTTTACCAGGGGAAAGAAGGGCTGCAAAGTTTATCTCGAGAacgtgtgtgcatgtatgtacacatgcacacccacacatacacacataatcaGTCAAATCCTAAAAAAACAGGGCTGTGTGATTTTTATACTgatggaaaatgtaaattaatcaACTTTTTCACCCCATAGATCCTTAGTTTCTAAACGAATCATGAAAGACTGTTTATTGAGTAACTCACTAATAAAGCTTTTAGGAAACACAAATGAACACTTTTAATCCTTTAGTGTGACATACGTTCAAGTTAAATGTTTAATTCAAGTATATTCATTCACTTTTTAGACATGTGTGGGGTATAATTTTCAAAAGCACTAAATATGCTAaacctttcctgtttctttgaagGTCAACTCATTTAACAGACTGCTACAAGCAACTGTGGGCAAGTAGCCCTGTAAATGCCTAACACAAACACTCAATATAAATCATAGAAATTATTTGTCTTTATAAACAGTCAGCTACTATTTTTTTATACCTAAGCTcccacagcacattaaaaagatgaaatcTGAGTAAATGGCTATGTTAAAGCactttaagttattttaaaatagatgCATAATAGGATAAATTGTATCACAACCCTATAATGTTCAACGTTTATGCTGTTtcccagttttctcttttataaatacTCAAAATAAACGTTTTTGCAATGTTGGGCtatctctgattatttccttggggaaaacttctgaaaataaaagcattacTTAGAAAGGATATGAATGTTTAAGGCTCTTTATGTGGTTTGCCAGattgtgaaatgaaaaaaaaaaaaaagattctttacAGTGTATATGTTAGTGTAAGTATATAATAGATATATGATCTGAGCTTTATGTATTTCACATAACATTGTCTCACTATCATTTCTCCATTCTGTAAGATAAAACATGTCTGATGATTATGAAATTGCAGTAAAGTTAAGATTAAATGTCTTAGATCTAAAAGTCAGTgattaacaaaaaaataataggaaaataaagaaCCCATCAGCCTTTCAACTTTCACGTGACTTTTTAAGTACACTTGGgcttaagttgtttttttttaattcacaaaaaCAAGTTTCAAACATGTGAGCAAAGCTATCAAAATACCACAAAAAATGTATTCAGAAGAAATACTTTAATTATTTTGACATGAAATCATTTGTGGAAAATTTTTGACCTTTACAGACAAGAATTAAGAATTGGTGGGTATAGAGATGTAGATACCAGAGAGATCCTGAAGTTAAGCTTATCAGTTTCAGGGCTGGGTAGAAGATCAATTTCACCATTCACCAAATAAAACTATAGCTTCAAGTCACCATCACCATGAAGACAAAGCAGTTGTACAGGAAAAGTTGGCCAGACTTTCCTAGGGACTTTGgtcaaaaaagttaaaagttggCTATTTCATTGACCTACCAATTTCGTTCCCCTACTACTTAGCTTAAGAAGGGTACCAAAGTTTCCACCATCTGCTAGAtacaaactcttcaacataatttCACCTGATCCATTAAAAAATGTCCTCCTATTCCTATAGTTGTAATTTGTagagcttttgtttttttctaattaaacccaaagcagagagttttaaaaaaaaagcaaaagaaaaagagaaagaaaaacttagaATAAATCATCCTCATCCAGAGGGATCAATTATCAAGTTCTCTTTTAGTAGTCCTATCTACCAGAATAAAGTAAAATgatcaaatttcctttttaagagAGCCATTTATGAAAATAAGATCTTTCAGAGAATATTTCAGATTTGAGAGAACAAAGTCTTCTTTGGAATATGATATAGTGCTTCTTGCTTAAACGGATTGccaaaattgcatttttataatgatctgtaagttaaaaaaaattggtaaatggaagaaatgagaatgacaCAAACTACGAGTAAAAGCTTCAAACTATTATTTTTATACCTATGAGCAAAAATAAGATTACTTTCTAAATCTTGGCATAAGAATGCTTATTtacctactgataattatgtctaagagttaccaccagagaacctcttttgttgctcagatgtggtctctctctaagccaacttggcaagcaaactcactgccctctccccctacatgggacatgactttctggggtttaaatctccctggtaatgtgaaACCTGACTGCCGGGGATGAGCAGGGACACAGCTTCCTGGGAATGAGAAAACCcccttggccaaaagggggaaaagagaaatgagacaaaataaagtctcagcggctgagagatttcaaacagagtcaagaggtatcctggaggttattcttatgcattatgtagatattcttttttagtttatggtgtattggagtgactggaaggaagtacctgaaaccactgaactatgttccaatagccttgattcttgaagatgattgtataacaatacagcttttacaatgtgactgtgtgactgtgaaaaccttgtgtctgattctccttttatctggagtatggacagatgagtaaaaaaataaggacaaataataaataaataacagggaagggaataaggggtaaaaaaaattgggtaaactgaaattctagtggtcaatgaaagggagggataaggagtatgggatgtatgagtttttcttttttctttttatttctttctctggaatgatgtaaacgttctaaaaatgatcatggtgaagaagacacaactatgtgatgatattgtgagccactgattgtataatatggttggacaatatgtgtatggatatttctcaataaaaatattttttagaaaaagaatgttttctttttttttatttgccaaaaataaaagtttccttGCTTCTGATAGAAAATTTGAATCATTACCAGATTAGCTAAAATCACTATCATATAATTGAATTCAAAATAATTATCACATTAAAGCTGGAAGAAATCTTGGAGATCAAATTCCAActtcttcattttacaaaagagaaaaactctaaGAAATAAACTGCATGACCTGTTCAAATCAGTTGTTAAGAGATTACTACTAAGCTGTAGTAGTTGTGTGTTTTATTTCACCAGCTGAATTACAAATTCAATAGAGGCAGGAACCAATTCTTATAATAtcttcctatattctgaagtACCCCAGTAATGCGAACTTAATATACCTAAACTTGCTACAGCAATTGATAATTATAATTAAAGAATTTGTTGCTATAAGCCACACAGAAAAACAAGCTTCCTTATTTTATAGCTGTACAGAACTTTAATTGTACTCGTTCTTTACATCAATATAGGATATGTCTTTTCAGATGtgaatacaaatataataatatgtagtttccaaatcaTAAAATCTCATCAGGGTTCTTAAAAGTTAGTAAGAACtcacaaaacacaaaaatagtGGTTCAGCTCTATAGGCTTATGAAACCCAAAATATCACCTCACATTCAACTtgctttaaaataagcaaaaaggaCACTTGTACAAAATCTAAGTAATACTTTattctaaagtaaaaaaacaaagcagTTGAAGAATCACAAGCATgtgttattaaaaaatatagtCATAAATCTCTCCTCCTGTTATACTATTCAAGGTAGCCAATAGTTTTATCCCAAAGCCTTGGCATATTACTATTTTTCACAATtcaggtttttacatttttaaattagctCCTACAGCTTACCTTTCAAGCAACTCAATAACACAATCAAGCAGTAAGTTTAGTAAAGCCCATTTTTCCCCATGGAAGAAAACACAGGCATACCCGATATCAATTTCCTAGAAGCATAATGATTTCCAGTAGGTCTTTTAAAAGCCGGAGGAAATCCAGCCTTGGTATAATGGATTTCAAAATGGAAGGCTATAGAAGAGACGTGattgagttttattttaaataacttagAAAACAGGTACAAATTAGAAAtcatattcttccattcttttataACTCTGTGCTTTTTAGATTTTAATGTGCGTAAGAATCAACTGGGcctggtgcatgggtggttcagtggtagaaggctcgccttccatgtgggagacccgggttcaatccctggaccatgcaccccccactcccccccaaaaaagaatcaACTGGGTCTTTCtctcgttaaaaaaaaaaaaaatacaacagattGATTCACTTGGTCTGGTGTGGAGGCTGAGAGTCTGCATGTCTGTCCCTCTCCATGGAGGGGCTGGCGCTCCTGGAGTAGCAAGACGGTAGCAGAGAGCTCTGAGCAAAAGAACATGTCTGGCCAATCAGACTGATGAAATCAGTGGGCTGTCAGAGCCACTTTACAGCTTATAGCCAACAGTAAAATTTGTTACCCAAACTAGGAATAGCCTTTCCTTACCTTTGAACCTTTAAATTATGCTTCTGAACTTCCTTCTCAGATGGCTACAGAGAATAATTCAAAATTTCTATACTCACAGAGTGGTGCTTTTTCCCTACTTCTGTTTATTCCTTCCATATGGGTGAAGCTGACAGTGTAACATTCCTGCCCTTTCTGTCCTTTTACTCACGCCACGCAGGAGAAGTAAAGTGACTTAACAGGACTTTGTAAACTTTGGAGGAATTAGTTCGGCAAGTTCAGACTAGGTTcgtttctccttttttcctcttGGTAAAGAGCTGCCCACCAGAACCAAGAGGAAGTAAGTGAGGCAATTATCTCAGGGGCTAAATTTAAGACAGTAGCAGTGCCAGTGTCCCGTCACGACACACGCGACCCGATGCAGAGGGAAAAATCAGTAATACTGGTCCTgtcttgatttaaaattttaatattttgcttatgatggatttttgcattttttaaaaatagtgcattatatattatttatctttgtcactgagggtttttttttttgcggggagGACACTAAGTAaacaattaaaagtaataattttatCTCCTATGGATACATTCCTAACACAGTTCAGACTACTTCGAATtttagataaatggaatcatgcttactgtacaaaacaaaaaacaaaaaaaaacccctgcATTATATATTATGTAATCTTGATCACTCAgggttttatttggggggggcATCCCTTAAAGTTTGTACGCGGGTCAAGcgcctcacttgcctcaccctgGTCCTCCGCTGTCTACAGAGCAGGCTGCCCACGCAGGCTCAGAAAggcatgggggggggggaaggggggggaACGAGGCCTGCCCTGTTCTGAAACTGCAGTGACAAGGTGGGTAAGGGTGTCTCTCAAACGCAGTTCTGCCCCTCAAGCTAGCTTTCATTGACAATAACGTGGTATATTACCTGCCATTTACCTGACTCtcgttcttatttttcaaatggcTCATAAGGAAGAAGATAGATGCAATAGTCAAACACAGTTTACAAACCAAACCTAGAGGTGTGTTGGCCGTACAGGATCCCAAGGCCAGGCTCCCTTGATGGCCCAAGAATGAACCTTTTAGCTGACAGATCATGGGGAGGCCCAAGGAACCAGCCAGAAGAGGCTGCAGCAGCTGCAGCAACCCGGAGAAGTgaggaggcctggggcagcagTTATTCACAAACCATGACAGAAGAATATCTATAGTTCACAAACCAGGTAAGATATTCTGAGGAAAAAGGGGTATTGTTTACTGGTAAACCTCAGAACTGTGAATACATGACCCTGGGTGACGAACCTTGACAAATAAACAAGAAGCAAAATTTTCAGGACAAAATGCATGGAGGGTAATTGGGACTTCTGGCATGACCAAAGTTCATGGCTTTTTGGTTCAAAACGTGGGCCAGGTATTTTTCCATGTTGATGATCTGCATCCTAAATTTTGTAATCTAACTCACTGCTTCAGGTTAGGATATCGGCTTTTAAATGGGACAAGCTGAAATAGAGGCTTTAAGGCTAAGACCGTGCATTCTTTTGACCTTAGTGGAACACTCCAGCTCATGGCAGCTTTGTCCACAGGTGAGTGACTATTTCCCCCAGAAAGAGGTCTGCACATATCTATAACTTCAGGAAAACACAGCCTGAGCTGAATGCCTAAGACAAAGTTCCTGGGGCCGTGGTATAAGCACAGGCTTTTAGAATGCAGCCTCCTCAGACCACTTAGCTAGACTTGAAATATCCCTGGCTTATGTGTGTAGGCAGTAGAGGACTCACCAGATGCCAGTAAAACAGGAGAGCCCTGCTAGGTAGCACAGCTGAGGCAAAAATGCAATTATAAGGCAGTCATTAGAGGCCCTTTTAGATACTGgtgatcatatatatatgagctatatatatatatatatatatatatatatatatatatttatatatatagctttAAAATGGCAAACCAGATTATTTTTGTGTGCCCTAAAGAAAACCAGAGGGCTTTAAGTTGTTAATAACAGGTCTGGTAGGCAACGCCAGGCTACTCCAAATTCAATTATGTATTTGAACATACCAGGAAGTGGTGGATGGAGAAGCTGGAATCCACGTGGTTTTCTCAAAGTCTTAAGAGTCACAatccctcccaccaccaccaccaccaccaccacacacacacacacacacacacacacacacacacacacgcgcgcgcgcgcgcaacACAACAAAGCACTTCCAGTTAGCACCTGATTGGATAATATTACGGATAAGTCTTCCCCAGAAGGCAGGTTGCTTAGACTCAAGCAAATCCAGAACAAGAGGGAACAGGAGCTGTTTTGTGACACAAACTGAAAACACCTGCCCATAACGAGAGAGCAGAAGATATGTCAGTAGGCAGAGCCTACATTGCTATAGCATGACAGTCTTTGGAACCACTCAAAACTTCTCTAGAAATTATGTTCTAATTATACCCTTCTTCCCTGCATAACTATGTTAGGGTTTGCAGATTGGCTTGTGTTCAAAATGGGATGGGGTGGAGGCTGCTGAGATCCCCACCTGTGTCTCCTCCAGAGCGAGGCTGCGCTTACACTGTATTAGAGGCTCCGTGGTGACTACACCTTTCCAGAGAGGCTGCCCAGATGGGGGGTCCCGAAAGAACCCCAACTCCTCCTAGGCTTCAGGAATGCCTTAGCA from Tamandua tetradactyla isolate mTamTet1 chromosome 26, mTamTet1.pri, whole genome shotgun sequence carries:
- the MTUS1 gene encoding microtubule-associated tumor suppressor 1 isoform X2, translating into MNDDNSDDKTEDGLQSLFIRDKNGNMHACNQKSPSPQNSYLTSNVNWNSANPEDAVVDDEASPAVGGGENISVTHQYDRGLDHQNSSSDLVSKRMLDMHKDPAYQSSAHVLNTEGCEYLYNNYHSLGEVQDQRAEPSPPFVWKPNDDSNYPGYPTALELNQTFDMKMDQVRCTLGTPHIIEESQSLLTAGTLQPTSMRSENASSLSCPTQMSPYSNKIHMREKSLDRESFENLPVTPSGAQDTTYTAFSDVEMQTDDVPDIGNQCQYSARKAASEYTDGSQQRSVGEKEIQALTPVSGGMDVPNGSVVQEFFCLSKDEPNSEMHSQSSYGQKEMGQNLRETVSNCLIDDECPILVPAFDKNKTQVLNPGHKVNVTEDIQIAPNEKDLETQNCTLEIILSSPPRQKMASPFELPWDANDVIINTTNTVCMSTPILDPTNAAFSVSPIEATGKCSKVVKNNRELRNFPDLKGAPMKMPKPSLGKSATKANTPIGNKVRKTEIISYPRPNFKNVKAKVISRSVLQPKDLTLSKVTPRSPLTTASSPSPVSSSRQLTVLNKPPRSDLNADTKTEILINKMHKQQFNKLITGQAVHVTTHSKNASHKVPRTTSAMKSNQEDADKASSHSACETGSAAAVFPKIKDIIPVKTESTECLEMTFISNGGRISPEKKGEKGNGTPMEKQELKKEIMNSTFEYGALFLGSASKTAASSGQNISKPDSSSVRKTPGPKPKVGPAASCLRRNSDSRNLTCDRTFSPQRIRRVSSSAGNATDIKHEEKTPKPAFQNGPTGSLYLKPLVPRAHVHFLKTPPKGPSRKNVFTPFKSVEKGRQKNPRSLCIQTQTSPDVLSSERTLELAQYKKKCENQSGFILQLKQLLSCGNTKFEALTVVIQHLLSEREEAVKQHKILSQELVNLRGELVTASSTCEKLEKARNELQRAYEEFVQKLNQQHQADITELETRLKEFYTGECEKLQNIYTEEAEKYQTQLQEQFDNLNATHETSKLEIEASHSEKVELLKKAYETSLSEIKKSHEMEKKSLEDLLCEKQESLEKQISDLKSENDALNEKLKSEEQKRISREKSNLKNPQIMYLEQELESLKAVLEIKNEKLHQQDIKLMKMEKLVDNNTALVDKLKRFQQENEELKARMDKHMAISRQLSSEQAVLQESLEKESKVNKRLSMENEELLWKLHNGDLCSPKRSPTSSAIPFQSPRNSGSFPSPSGSPR
- the MTUS1 gene encoding microtubule-associated tumor suppressor 1 isoform X1, which gives rise to MNDDNSDDKTEDGLQSLFIRDKNGNMHACNQKSPSPQNSYLTSNVNWNSANPEDAVVDDEASPAVGGGENISVTHQYDRGLDHQNSSSDLVSKRMLDMHKDPAYQSSAHVLNTEGCEYLYNNYHSLGEVQDQRAEPSPPFVWKPNDDSNYPGYPTALELNQTFDMKMDQVRCTLGTPHIIEESQSLLTAGTLQPTSMRSENASSLSCPTQMSPYSNKIHMREKSLDRESFENLPVTPSGAQDTTYTAFSDVEMQTDDVPDIGNQCQYSARKAASEYTDGSQQRSVGEKEIQALTPVSGGMDVPNGSVVQEFFCLSKDEPNSEMHSQSSYGQKEMGQNLRETVSNCLIDDECPILVPAFDKNKTQVLNPGHKVNVTEDIQIAPNEKDLETQNCTLEIILSSPPRQKMASPFELPWDANDVIINTTNTVCMSTPILDPTNAAFSVSPIEATGKCSKVVKNNRELRNFPDLKGAPMKMPKPSLGKSATKANTPIGNKVRKTEIISYPRPNFKNVKAKVISRSVLQPKDLTLSKVTPRSPLTTASSPSPVSSSRQLTVLNKPPRSDLNADTKTEILINKMHKQQFNKLITGQAVHVTTHSKNASHKVPRTTSAMKSNQEDADKASSHSACETGSAAAVFPKIKDIIPVKTESTECLEMTFISNGGRISPEKKGEKGNGTPMEKQELKKEIMNSTFEYGALFLGSASKTAASSGQNISKPDSSSVRKTPGPKPKVGPAASCLRRNSDSRNLTCDRTFSPQRIRRVSSSGKPTSLKTAQPSWVHLPRPLPKSKASLKGCPLPRTGSTSSVGSTRSDLSTYSQNSGNATDIKHEEKTPKPAFQNGPTGSLYLKPLVPRAHVHFLKTPPKGPSRKNVFTPFKSVEKGRQKNPRSLCIQTQTSPDVLSSERTLELAQYKKKCENQSGFILQLKQLLSCGNTKFEALTVVIQHLLSEREEAVKQHKILSQELVNLRGELVTASSTCEKLEKARNELQRAYEEFVQKLNQQHQADITELETRLKEFYTGECEKLQNIYTEEAEKYQTQLQEQFDNLNATHETSKLEIEASHSEKVELLKKAYETSLSEIKKSHEMEKKSLEDLLCEKQESLEKQISDLKSENDALNEKLKSEEQKRISREKSNLKNPQIMYLEQELESLKAVLEIKNEKLHQQDIKLMKMEKLVDNNTALVDKLKRFQQENEELKARMDKHMAISRQLSSEQAVLQESLEKESKVNKRLSMENEELLWKLHNGDLCSPKRSPTSSAIPFQSPRNSGSFPSPSGSPR